TGCCTTATAGAATAGTTGAATTGACCTCTTTCCTTGTATTTCAAATTTCAGTTCCTGCTGCGACTGATGCAACATGGCAGTCGCTTGTCCTCAAAGCTGATGGGCCTGTGCTGGTTGAGTTTTGGGCTCCTTGGTGTGGGCCATGCCGAATGATTCATCCAGTAGTCGCTGAATTATCAATGCAATATGCTGGAAAACTGAAGTTCTTGAAATTGAATACTGATGAAAGTCCTTCTATTGCAAGCAAATATGGAATACGAAGCATTCCAACAATCATGATCTTCAACAATGGTGAGAAGAAAGATGCAGTCATTGGTGCCGTGCCGAAAACGACACTGACTGCCACCATTGAGAAATTCTTGTAGAGGAAGGTTACATACTGTTTTCCAAGATCTTCTGTTCTATATTGTTTGAGcctctcttttctttcccttttcctaCGAGTTTGAAAAATTAATCTCCTTGCATAATTATGGATCCTGCacattttctatcttttgtgacATTTTTACTTCAATTGACAATAAGTGTTTTCTTGCCTGAAGATTTGCTTCGAATGCCTTGGCAGCTTTGTCAATGAATGGTTTGAAGACTTGAGTTCCTTAGTCCCCATTGTGGACACATGTCCCATCTTCTAAAGCTTTATCGAATTTTCTTTGCTTGATTTTTCCAAATCAGCGCTGTAGGATTTTTCACTAATTTTTCTAGCAGGTTCATTGAAATTGAATGTTGACTCCATTTTGGTCGGCCAAAGCTACTGCTGCTTGTATTGCTGTCAATTGCCGGCATTGAAGATAGAATGCTGGTTAGGAATGGCGTGTGAAATTCCTAAAGGACTTAAGATTCAtctacttttaattttttttttttttgggtttcaCCTAGGTCATTTCTACTTTATTTTCTTGCTTTTGGTGGAGATTTTGCTTTCTTGATTTTGATGGGTTGTTCTTGTTCAATTAATGCAACTGGCTTTTTCCAGGAAGTTGGATCCCatgttttcaattttcttttgctTTACTTTGTTTTCCACAAGCCACGGTAGTGGAGAAGGGATTAATGTTCAAATTTTAACTTGTATTTACCGgagatgtttaatttaatttatttttaaatttttacttaaattagtacataaattttaatttaaattaaaaataaaaaaataaatttattaaattttgagttaaatcaagcaatttaactaaaaaatcaataaataaatctaaatccaaaaattaaaaaaaaaatgaacttaaaaataataaaatttaggtttaatttaacataaattaattttataaaaatagacTACAGAGAgtgaaatcaacatttagcaattCAAGAAATCTGAGAGAAACATTGGCTCTAATCTTTCGCTCATCACCTTCCTAATTCACTATCCATTAGTGGCTCCTCAAATTTCTTAGAAACTAATAATTATTTCTATGGCATTACTGTTTGCGATGCTATTATGAACTAAgaaaatttgatatgttttaatcataaaaattttaaatttaaattactaTAATTGATTATTCATTCCTAACTTCACATATACACATCAATGCCTACTAGAAAGTAATTGATGATGAAATGTATTTTTTTTACTTTGTAACAAAAGGAgtctccaaaactatcttttatgATTGAAATGCACTTAAAAGTCTTTGCTTCTAAGGAAGATGCTGACAACATCACTTGAATATATGGAAAATTCTTCCATAACCATAATCTTGGCGAATAAGTCAGAATACAAAGTGGCAAAGGCCTAAACAATCAGTCTCTTACAAGCAATCCAAACCTAAATTCATAGAATCCAACCCCAGGAAAACCATCCCTACCCAATAAAATCATCGAAAACTTGCTGCTCCACAGGAACAAGAAAATTGCCATTAACACACAGCAACAGCATCGCCGGGCTTCCCAGGATCAGAGCTGATGCAACAACTGAGTGATAAGATTGGAAGCACCCAAGGCAAGTTGCAATTCTCATAGTACAAGCTTGAGAAATTCCAACCGTTGCTGGACCTCAACAGCCATCGGTAACTTAGTAACTTAGAGGGTacaatatgaaaatataaattaatgattAATACCTAAACAACACTGGTGAAAATGATGGCTGACAATTTTGCCACTTCATTAGGTTTTGGTGATGTATTGATATTGTTTTCTTGCTCTATTGAATTttcaacaattatggacattCCATAATATGaaattgataattattttattattattatttgatgaagAGAGTTGCAGGTGTTAGCAGATGAGGAAATGGCCATATAAATAATGTTGAAGAACCTGATAAATTAAACAAGTattaattgggtcaaaagtcgTCCCTAATTAATATATATGAAAATGAGGAGTGGAATAAAGGCTATTTCTGTTGATTTTATGATGTCTAAGCATATCAATTAAGTCAATtctgataattattttttttaatgtaataattaatttatttatttttgttattttattatatgtttaaaaaataaaagaaaatttatttttattgtttaaaaatttgaaaaatattcaattaaattttttattattattaaactttTTTTTATTGAACCAAAGAATATTTgctttgatcaattttacttATGATTTGGTTTTAATTTcccctttttttaaaaaataattattatatttaataaaaatcagattaaattgaaatttaaattaaaattagaaaactttttaattaaattttattaacacttaaaaaatcagaaattaagaaAATATCCATTTAGATAATCATCAATTGagcatatttatatttaataatacaATGAATTCATGAACCAAGAAAGTAGATTATTCTCACTAATAGTCCATGGAtagataaataataataataataataataataataatttttattttccaattattaaaatctatatattagtgtttaatttctttctTTGGCAAGACTTTTAACAAGGCAATGAGTGATGTTGCCACCACATCAGATCGAAATTGACCAGAATCGGACCGGCTACCAGCACTGGCCAGGCCTAGGTAGACTGCATGGAAAGTTATAGTGTTTTATCTCTTACTATAAGTTTAgatgcaagaagaagaagaagtgttgCACTTTGCACTCATTTATAAGCTTATTTTTAGGTTGAATTGCTTATATTATATGGTATTTAAGCTCCTTCAAccacaaaatttaatttttgaatggTGAATACGCCCCTCTCCAttaaacaatttttttaaaaaaattataattttattgaaaaataagaaaaaaacttaacaaattagGTTCAAATCGCAAACAAAGCCAATAGGCTACTTCAATACCTTCATTTATAGAGTCCAAAGTGTTAAGCGGAAAAATTTCGAGCAACATCAGAAAATAAAACGTTACAAAGACAGTGTGGAGGTTTAAATCAAAATATGAGACTAGAATATAAAATTGCTATCCTAGCAAGATTATGAGATGTCATATTAGCTTGTCGCCGAATCCAAGCTAAAGTCTAATTGACCTTGTAAAAGAAGTTGCTTACAAACAATATGGACAAATTCAAAATTCTTTTTTTCTAAGGAGCTAATTGCATCTATAACTACTTTTGAATCCATCTCTAGATTCATCCCATAGAAATTATTATTGCCCACCTAAAGTAATATTTCACGCAGGCCAAGAACTTCGGTCATACTTGGATCATGGACCGAACCATAAAAACCAGAGAAGCCTGACACAAAAGACCTATTAGATCTCAAAAATTAGTGTAGCAAATGAAGTTTTACCAACATCAAAAGCGATTGAAGCATTTAGGTTGCACTTAAGTCAATCTTCTCACCCCATGCTTCTGTTACATAGTATGTGTTATTTCAGAAAACTGAGCCTGCGCTTGTTCCTACTTCTAACGGTAGTTCAATGCCGAGGAAATAAGCTTTTGGGCCACACTACTCCTTCCTTGCCGAAACAATAaatcttttttttaataattttaaaagatgCATTTTATGATCTCGACTTGatatatttaagatttttaaataattttagagtATTTTCTAATAGAATTAAACTTTAAGTGATCAAAAAGAAAACTTTTGTTCTTATTAATTGCAATAATTTTTGAATAATTACTAAATATTAATTAACAAAGCTAATTAAAGTCTAATATCCAATTAATCACTTTTTATTCTTAAAAAACATAAGAAATGAAAAATGTCATGTAAATTTCTTTATATTTCAATATAATAGCTAGAAGTTTTCACTATATATTATCATTATTAGAGTTATTCCTTTATCATATAGTGGTggacatataattattttttaaaaaaatattaaacgtCATTTTTCAAATGCACCACCAAAAGCCATTCAGAATCATAGCAACTTATCTTGTCAATTATTTGAGCATTGACTTCACCCTCAAGACAGTTCATGTCAAGCATTAAACAATTTTTAAtcctaaagagagagagagaggcaagCAAATGACAGTAATGGCAATGTGATCTGGTGCCAACTtgtttctttttttaattaagaGTTGTAGATATCATCCATATTTGGCATTTCCAATATACCAAAAGGCACACATGTTTAGAAACATCTCTCAATTTCTGGAAAGCTTATCGTTGACATAAAACTAAAGGCAGGAAAACGACATAAAGTTGGATATTTACATTGAATTATCAGAATGATCATTTTTATTGCAGATACTCTACAGGTTCTCTGCACAAGTGCAAGATCCATAGATAATAACATTCTTAATAGTTGCCATGGATTTTCCACATTGGCAACCACGACCTTATAACTCCGAGTATCTGAGCTTTGATGCAGAGAATGACAAAAAGATAAAATTGGGTGAATTTTGGGTGGGTTAGGTGTGCCCATATCGCATGGTTATCAAAAGGCAGCACGCAAAAGAAATCCTATTCATATGGCTAAAAATTAAACTGGAAGTAGACACAGTACGCAATTGATATTGTTTCCTTTCGTGATCCATTACCTAAGAAAACCAACCCCTTTCCATCCAATCGCCATGCATGCGTTGCTAGGCCACGTTTTCAacttattttttcataattttatacatatttaataattatattttagttTTTCCACGGAAGATGAAAGTTGAATGTTCCCTTTTCTTTCACGAAAAAAGAATATTGGTGGGGGAAGCTATAGAGAGAATTGAGTTGGCCATCGGAAACTACTTTTTAATTAGGTCCTCAAGAAATGAAGCCGTTGTAATGATACCATTTCTTCGTAATTTTTGATTTTGTCGTTTGTGTAATCGAATAATCACGTGTttgtaaattttgatattttctCTAATTGAGTCCGTTAtgtttcggttcgattttaaatttgaatcaaattgtgatggaatttattttatatactttaaaAATTGATAATTTATGATACTGAGACACATGGTATAAATTTAAGTAGTATAATGATTTATAAGATATTGCTATCTTTGTTTGGCACTTGAGTGACATATTTTATGTAACCCTTTTAGGTTTAAAGACAAATGATCACAATAACAATGTGGAAGCTAAGATTTTATTAAAGGTGCGCATTGATTAATCACTTAAGAGATAAAACCATAATTATATGAGTAAATTCCTatgtttattttaaaatttgagaTAATAGATTGTCCATTACATAATGATAAATCAAATTACTCATAATTGTCTGCTTTTGTATTTCCTTTCTATGCCACCCCactcattaaaatttatttaaccaTGCCATTTATACATGTAATAGATATTATAATATTGCAATTCACAATTTGAGTCATTAAGTAGTAGAACCCAAATTTATACCAGTCAAATTGTTGctgctaataaaataaaatttattctaattaattattatatcatGTGTATAGTGCAATTAatatataaaacatatatatGTTGACTTTgactaaaataaaagaaaacaaatggAGATATATAAACATAAACTCATTCCCACCATCAAGGGCAGTTAAATAGTAAAACTGTATTTGCCTATTtggtaattaataaatattttctaTTGACAGGAAATATTAATTACTACAAGTCCCATGGATTGCTACTTGTTTTCATCTGTTCTGTGTATAAATTTCAGTAGCTGCTCCTGTTTTCTGCAAAaccatatatgtgtgtgtgtatatatatatatatatatatatatatatatatatatatatatatatatatatcaaagcaGTTGCATTACATTTATAAGCCACTAAAATATATCAAAGCAGTTGCATTACATTTATAAGCCGCTAAAATATATCAAAGCAGTTGCATTACATTTATAAGCCACTAAAAGTGGTTATTCCACTGGCTTCTGAATTAGGATTTGTTTCTTCTATATAATCTACACAAGTTGGGTTGAGACTTTGGAGCTTTCTTaagtgtagacaccatattttagccGGTCAATAAATTCATTATTTGGCAAAAATGAcaattctagtttaattaatatgCAATTGCTTTATATCTGTTGAAGTTTTAATGTTCATTAATTTCATGTAATTAGTTTCTGAATTGGGATTCGATCCCAAAATTATCCGATCTCGATTAAGGTTACAATTCTGTTATAGTCCAATCTTGGGATTGCCCAAACTCAATAATATTGGTTTTAAGCTCAATCCTATATACTTGTTTGAGTTTCAGTTTATCGGGAATTTGAGTGCTGATTATCCGATCTCCAAGCTCATTCTTGTTTTAGTTTTAATTGAAATTTGATTTCTTGGTTTAGGTCCAATTTCCGTCGATAAATAACCCGATCTCAGTAATTGTTCTTATTTTGTTCTATAGTCTAGTCTTCAGACCATCCGATCTCAATAAAGTTCAATTTTTTATACttgtttaaatttcaattttgttCTCGATTGAAGTTCGGTATTGTTTAATTTCCAATTTCTATGCTATTTGTCTGATCTCTAAAGCTCATTGCATATAATTGAACTTGTAATTTAATGACGATCATGTGATTATTCTATCacgataaaaaaatgaaaaagactgatcttaaagaaatattttatttcattaaacatTTGATTACATCACTCCGCGGGCTGGGTAGGGCGGGTCCTCCCCAGCCTGCTTATAGTTATATTGTTTACATCCCCTCCCTCCGGTTCGCTCTCGCTCTCAGCCTCAACACTCGGAGCAAGCTTCTCGAGCCAGGTAAAGTCTTCTTCAGGATAGTGCTTGATGAGTTGGGCTAGGAGATCGCCATGGGCCTGCACATAGGCACCTGCTTCCTTCTTTAGGGCTTCGTTCTCCTTCACTTTTTATCTCCTCAGTGAATTTAGCCAAGTCGGTAGCTCGACTGGCCTTGGCATCTTCGAGTTCCTTCCATAGCCGAGCTATTAGCTTTTCAGAAGACTTCACCTGTTGCTCTAATTCTACAATTCTGGCATTTACAACTGAGAGCTGGCTCTTAGAAGCCATGGCCTCCTGAATCGCCTCAGAGATCTTTCTCCTCAGAAAGTCCACTACATAGGAAGCCCTCTAAGCCCAACTCAAAGAACACAGGTGAAATCCATTTTGAACCCAAGTTAAGGGATTAGAAGAATAAACAAAAGGGCAAACAGAAGAACAGGCTGAAATTAGTGAAAAAGGACTTTGATAGAGCAATCTATGTGAAAGCCAGGGGAATGCACTTTGAGGTCCACTATAAATTCATCAATGAGCCTCATATTTTACTAGTTGAGATTGCAAAGAAGATGGCGAAGAATCCACAGTCTGGCTTCACCTGGAAGAACCAACATCCATCATTCTTTCATTGGGCGAGTCGATGTAGTTCGGGAAAAGCTTTCACCGTAGGCTCTAGGCCTTTAGCTGGACATAAATCTCGGAACATCACCTCATCCACTAGGAGTGCTTCTTTCCTTGGGATCGGACCTTGTCCCCGACTCAGACCGGCGGGCTGGTTAGAGATCGGATAGACTGCTATTTCAATTTCAGGTCCCCTAATTGGTTCGATCTGCTCACGCTCATCGGAGGTCCATGAAACTTGTACTGATGGTGGGTTCCCAGCTCTCTGACCATCGGTGCTACTCATTTTCAGTTGAAGATGGAAAATGTACGACGGAAAAAGATCAAATACTATACCTTTGATGAAAATCTCGTCGGAGATCAAGAACTAGAGAGAAAACTCATCGAAGAtttaagagagaagagagaaagcagaaatgcaaaatgtgagaaTGACAGCCTCGCccgcccaccccccccccccccctatatATATATAGCCCTGGCATTTAATGCTTGCGAGACCCGAAACAATATCTCGATtaacaaaaatatttaatataaatattttcctGGTATTCAATGCACACTGGAAAAGACCGGATAAGGATAGATTGGATAAAGGGGATCGGATGAAGGGCTTTTGAGTGATCATGTAAATCAGACTAAAAGAGTTAGAATAAAGGGCGATGTGGAGAGACCGCAGGTTTTTAAGAGATTGGAGAAAGTGACTTCATAAAGGGAGACAGGATAGATCAAGAGAGGTCGGATGAGGATGTTTCCGATTACTGAAGATCAATTCAGACAGAGGCGATTTATTTCATATATTTGAATCAAATTGTGGCGAAATTTATTTCATATACTTTAAAAATTGATAACTTATGGTACTGAGACACATGGTATAAATTTAAATAGCATAACGACTTATAAGATATTGCTATCTTTGTATAGTACTTGAGTGATATATTTTACATAACCCTTTTATGTTTAAAGACAAATGATCACAATAGAAGTGGCGAagctaatattttattaaaagtgCACATTGATTAATCACTTAAGAGGTAAAACTGTAATTATATAAGTAAATCTCTATATTTATTCTAAAATTTAAGATGATCGATTGTTTATTACATGATgagaaatcaaattattcataatTGTCTGCTTTTATATTTCCTTTTTGTGGCACCccacttattaaaatttatttgaccATGCCTTTTATAcatgtaatatatattataatattgcaATTTCACAATTTGAGTAATGAAGTAGCTAGACCCAAATTTATACCAGTCAAATTGTTGctgctaataaaataaaatatattctaattaattattatatcatGTGTATagtacaattaatatatataacacATATATGTTGACTTtgacaaaaataaaagaaaataaatggaGATACACAAACATAAACTCATTCCCACCATCAAGGGTAGTTAAATAGTAAAACTGTATTTGGCTATTtggtaattaataaatattttctaTTGACAAGGACTATTAATTACTACAAGACCCATGGATTGCTACTTGTTTTCATCTGTTCTGTGTATAAATTTAAGTAGCTGCTCCTGTTTTCTGCAAAACCatgtatgtgtgtgtatatatatgtgtgtatatatatatacatatatatcaaAGCAGTTGCATTACATTTATAAGCCACTAAAAGTGGTTATTCCACTGGCTTCTGAATTAGGATTTGTTTCTTCTATATAATCTAAATTCACAAGTTGGGTTGGGACTTTGGAGCTCTCTAAGTCAAATCTGTTTATATATATTTTGCACTTGCATTTACTTGTAATTTTATTCTAACTTCCACATTTTGACATATACCAAAATAACTGGtgggagaaaaaaaaataattgacttatgagtaaaataaaagaaaaaaaaaagagtagagaTAAGATAAAAAAAACATAAATCCATTCTCACCATCAATGGTAGTTTAATATTTCAACAGTATTTGCCTATTTTTGCTAATTAATGAATATTTTCAAGTATGAGAAGAAAATATTAATTACTACAGACCCATGGATTGCTGCTTGTTTTCATCTATTCTGTGAATAAAGTTGTATAGCTGCTCTTGTTTTCTGCAAAACCATGTATGTGTAACACCATTTTCAAAGCAATTGCttctgaattaggattttgtttcTACTTTCTACTATATAATCTAACTCCACATGTTGGGGGCTCCCAAAGTCAAATCTGTTTCTATATATTTTGCACTTGCATTTACTTGTAATTTTATCAATAATCAGTGGGGAGAATAAATTAAGTTTTAGAGTaatgtttaataaaatttaaattataaagtttaataattagagtttcaaaaaggatatatatatatatatatatatatatatatatatatatatatatatatatatatagagagagagagagagagagagagagagagagagagagagagagagggtagtTGGTTGTCCATTATATGATAAAAAACTCATGAGTGAAGAGGCATGCTAAATTTGTGAGTTTTGTTTTAGTAATTTTGAGggtgaaaaaaataattagtagctctaattatttttttttctttgtggaTTTGATTAATGTAGTAAATTTACATTGAATCACATTAAATTACATCTAAGAGAACCCCTTACAACTGGTAATTAGTTAGTCCTTTCAATCTCCTCTAGATAtaacttaatatatttactactaCAACTACTATACAATAAAGGATATCGTCAACTACAATGAATAATAATTCTTCCTTTTTAGATTATGTTCTTTTTTGAGCCTCTCACTAAATAGAGTTAAATTCTCAGCAATTAGCAAAATTTCTCTCCATGCGCTGAAAGACACTCTCCGTGCGCAAATCCACCTCTATAGGCAcaatcaaataacatttctataaTACTTCTATGTATAGTGTTAGTGTCCTAATCTAATTAGAAATTTATCTCAATTGatgaataatattaaaataagagttttattatatatgagaaatatttctcccactaaaattaggaaaaatatctttcaaatcaattaggattttagatATAACATTAAGTATAAAGTAA
This sequence is a window from Hevea brasiliensis isolate MT/VB/25A 57/8 chromosome 10, ASM3005281v1, whole genome shotgun sequence. Protein-coding genes within it:
- the LOC110668218 gene encoding uncharacterized protein LOC110668218; this translates as MIVLEKSVPLSLPYRIVELTSFLVFQISVPAATDATWQSLVLKADGPVLVEFWAPWCGPCRMIHPVVAELSMQYAGKLKFLKLNTDESPSIASKYGIRSIPTIMIFNNGEKKDAVIGAVPKTTLTATIEKFL